The following nucleotide sequence is from Chryseobacterium sp. CY350.
CTCTGAGAACACAGTGGAGTTTATATTCTTCCTTCGTGCTAAAAGTAACAGGCTGAAGAATAACCATCTTAGAAATAAGTTTTTTAAATTCCGGACGCACCAAAAGATTAAGTTCCGTTTCTCTGATTCCTATATATTCATCTTTTTTTAATATTGCGGGAATATTATCTATCGGATAAACAACAAATACCTGATCAAATTCGGGAGCTGTTTCCGAAAGATCTTTGCCATCACAATGATATTCACTTAGGATTTTATTGACTTCCCCAATACCGCTGAAGGTTTTTGCAATAGTAATGTATAAAAGTTTGTTTTCTTTTCTTACCTCAATTCCGGCAATGGGCTTTATCCCATATTTTTCACATTCTTTTTTAAAATCATAGATTGCAGTCACGGTATTAATATCCGTAAGAACCAATACTTTTACTCCTAATTCATATGCTTTTTTTACCAATCCTTCAACCGATAAAGTACCATAACGAAGACTGTGAAAAGAGTGACAATTGAGATACATTGATGAAAATTTAAAAAATTACTTTCCGAACTCAAATCCTGAAGCTCGCCCTACAGCATCTGACCCGAACCTGTTTTTGATATAATCCATTGTTTGATATAAATTCATTTGTTCTTCTGTATCTTCAAAAAGATTCATCTGGTGATTCCCATGAACCAGATCAGTAAAACGCAAACCCACGAGCCTGATACGCATTCTTCTTGTATAAACTTTCTCAAAAAGCTGCAATGCCACTCTGGAAAGAGTATGATCAGCAGAAGTATAAGTAACTCTGCTTTGTTTGGTCTCAGTATCAAAATTTGCATATCTGATTTTTATAACAACGGTTGACGTGAGCCATTTTTCACGTCTTAATTGATAGGCCAGCTTTTCGGCCATACCGGATATCAATCTTTTTAGTTCGGCGATATCCATAGTATCTGCAGCAAATGTTTTTTCTGTTGAAATAGATTTTCTTTCAGAGTAAGGCACAACGGGATTCTCATCAATGCCATTTGCCTTTTTCCAAAGTTCTTTCCCATTGATACCAATCATTTGCTGAAGAACGAGTACTGGCATTTCAGACAAAGTATGAATGGTACGAATCCCGATTCTGGAAAGAAGCTGAAACGTTTTATCACCCACCATCGGAATTTTTTTTATCGATAAAGGGCTTAAGAAAGGTTTTATTTCAAGTTCTTTAATTTCTAATTTCCCAACAGGTTTAGACTCTCCTGTGCCGATTTTAGAAACGGTTTTATTGGTAGAAAGAGCAAAACTTATCGGAAGTCCTGTTTCTTTATTAACTGCTGATGCAATTTCTTTTGTCCATTGATAACATCCAAAAAACTTGTCCATTCCTGAAAGATCGAGGTAAAATTCATCAATACTTGCCTTTTCCATCACGGGTACTTTTTCCTGAATAACTTCCGTCACCAGATGAGACAGATTAGAATACAGTTCATAATCGCCCCGAATCACCTTTGCATCAGGACAAAGCCGAAGTGCCATTCTTATAGGCATTGCCGAGCGTACACCAAATTTTCTAGCTTCATAAGAGCAAGATGCTACAACTCCACGATCTCCACCGCCGATGATGAGAGGAATTCCTTCAAGCTGAGAATTGTTTCTCCTTTCACAGGAAACAAAGAATGCATCCAAATCCATATGTACAATTGCCCTATTCATTTTACAAAAATAGATACATTATGAAACAAAATCCATATATTTGTTGTTACAAATTGAAACAATGTCATTTTTTGCAGATAACATAAGGCTTCTGAGAGGAAAGAAAAAAATCAGTCAGGCAGAGCTGGCTGCTCAGTTAATTATTACTCGCTCTGCATACGCTGCATACGAGAGCGGAAGAATTCAGCCGGGCGCAGATATTTTAATCAAAATTTCTAAACATTTTAACATAAGTATAGATCTTCTGCTTACGGTCGATATTGGAAAATATCCGTTAGAAGATGTTTTAAAACTTCAAGATAATAGAATTGTTCTTCCCATTGTGGTTGATAAATTAGGAAACAACAGCATTGAAGTTATTCCGCAGAAAGCATCAATGGGATATTTATCCGGCTATAGTGACCCCGAATATATAGAAAGTTTACAAAGAATCTCATTGCCATTTCTTACCAACGGAAAATACAGAGCATTTCCTGCAAAAGGAGATTCTATGCCGCCTTTCAGAGACGGCTCTTATATTATTGGAAAATATATTGAAAACATAGAGGATCTTAAACCTAATAAAAGTTATATTTTCGTAACCTTAAATGATGGAATTTCTTATAAAAGATTAAAAGAAAAAAGCAAAAAAAAGATAACTGTATCTGCTGATAATTCGTTTTATGAGCCTTATGATATCTCGTTAGGAGAAATTGTAGAAATATGGCAATATGCCTCAGGAATTTTTCCTGAAGATTTTGAGGCAGATCAACTTGATAGCTATCATTTAAAGGATATGTTTTTAGAACTGAGAAAAGATATTAGAGGATTGGATGATAAAATTTCTAAATTATAACTGAAACTTGGATCTGTTGCATAATTTAACGTATTACACCACGATTGGACAACACTAAAATAATGACTTATAAATACTCCATATATTTTCCCGATAAAGAGAAAATTGCATATAAAAACGAAGTATTATCCGCAAATGAAGCATTTGATATCGCAAGAAATCATGCCTGGAAAGAATATTTAGTACTCACAGAAAACTCAGATATCAATTCCATTTACTACAATCCATCATTGGATTTTACTTGTATAGAAAATGGAAAAAGTTTTGGTTTAACTGCTGATTTTAACAAAAATAAAGAGATTGAATTTTCATTATGGTACAAAAGACCTCAAAAGGCAAAACTTCTCTTTGGTCTTTTAGTCAAAGAAAAAATGGTTTTAGATGATATTTGGTCAATCGATTTTGAAAATTCCTTAAATCACCTTCAACATTTTGTATCAGGCAATTATTCGGTTCTTGAAGAATTATTTCAAAAGTAATAAGGTAAATTTATATTGTTAAAAGC
It contains:
- the dinB gene encoding DNA polymerase IV, which gives rise to MNRAIVHMDLDAFFVSCERRNNSQLEGIPLIIGGGDRGVVASCSYEARKFGVRSAMPIRMALRLCPDAKVIRGDYELYSNLSHLVTEVIQEKVPVMEKASIDEFYLDLSGMDKFFGCYQWTKEIASAVNKETGLPISFALSTNKTVSKIGTGESKPVGKLEIKELEIKPFLSPLSIKKIPMVGDKTFQLLSRIGIRTIHTLSEMPVLVLQQMIGINGKELWKKANGIDENPVVPYSERKSISTEKTFAADTMDIAELKRLISGMAEKLAYQLRREKWLTSTVVIKIRYANFDTETKQSRVTYTSADHTLSRVALQLFEKVYTRRMRIRLVGLRFTDLVHGNHQMNLFEDTEEQMNLYQTMDYIKNRFGSDAVGRASGFEFGK
- a CDS encoding XRE family transcriptional regulator, whose translation is MSFFADNIRLLRGKKKISQAELAAQLIITRSAYAAYESGRIQPGADILIKISKHFNISIDLLLTVDIGKYPLEDVLKLQDNRIVLPIVVDKLGNNSIEVIPQKASMGYLSGYSDPEYIESLQRISLPFLTNGKYRAFPAKGDSMPPFRDGSYIIGKYIENIEDLKPNKSYIFVTLNDGISYKRLKEKSKKKITVSADNSFYEPYDISLGEIVEIWQYASGIFPEDFEADQLDSYHLKDMFLELRKDIRGLDDKISKL